The nucleotide window CGCCCCCATTTTCAACAAAACACCGGAGTGAATCATCACCACTGCCGGGGGCGCTTCCACGTGGACACGCAACATCCAGGTGTGAAACGGAAACGCGGGCAGCTTGATGCCGAATGCAACCAAAATGCAGAGGAAAATTCCCCATATCACTGGTTTGACCGGCCCCTGCATCCATTCGGGGTGAGCAAACAGCTGCGAGGTTCGCACTTGCAACTGATCCAGATTCAACGTGCCGAACACGAACATGAGGCTAATAAACGCAAGCAGCATCAATGCTGAACCCAATCCGTTATACAGCAGGAACTGGTTGGCGGCACGCTCTCTTTCCATGTACCCCCAGATGCCCACCAGGAAAAAGGTAGCCACCAGCGTCACTTCAAAGAAGAGGAAAAACAGGAACAGATCGCGGGCGAGAAAGACCCCGAGCATTCCAATTTCCAACAGAAGAAACAGCAGGAAATAACTTTTCAGCCGTTCCTTGAGGTACATCGATCCGACTGCGGCCAGCGCCGCGATGATCGTCGTCATCACGACAAGCGATATGGATAAACCGTCCGCACCCATCGCGTAAGATAGCTTCCATCCTGAACTTTGCGGGAGCGGGATGTGAATCCACGACACGTTTTGTGCAAATTGCACACCCCGGGCTTGGGGGTCGAACTTCGCAAACATGATAAGGGCCAGTATCAACGGAGGCACGGTTCCTGCCATCCCGACCCATTTCAGCCACCGGTTCTGTTGCCGGGGAATGAACAACAAGACCAGCATGCCCAAAAGCGGCGAAAACGTCACCCATGTAGGAAGCCCATTCCACACCGTCATCCGAACAACCTCCCCGCCGTCAAGCCGACCAACAGGAGAACCAGTCCAATCAGACTGATCAGGGCGTAGGCCTGCACTTGACCGTTTTGCAACCGGGAGCCGATCCAGGCGATCAGTCGCGTCACACCGACTGCCAGTCCCACCAAACCTTCGACGATCCACCGGTCAAAACCACGGAACAGACGGCCGATGTTCCGCAAACCGTCCACAAATGTTGCCCGATAGATCTCATCGATGTAATACTTCCGGTACAACATCTGATAAAGTATCGGCATCCGATCCCGCCACACAGTGGGCGACCATGCCCGACGCCCGTACATCATCCAGGCGACTCCCAAACCGGCTAACGA belongs to Polycladomyces subterraneus and includes:
- a CDS encoding complex I subunit 4 family protein, whose amino-acid sequence is MTVWNGLPTWVTFSPLLGMLVLLFIPRQQNRWLKWVGMAGTVPPLILALIMFAKFDPQARGVQFAQNVSWIHIPLPQSSGWKLSYAMGADGLSISLVVMTTIIAALAAVGSMYLKERLKSYFLLFLLLEIGMLGVFLARDLFLFFLFFEVTLVATFFLVGIWGYMERERAANQFLLYNGLGSALMLLAFISLMFVFGTLNLDQLQVRTSQLFAHPEWMQGPVKPVIWGIFLCILVAFGIKLPAFPFHTWMLRVHVEAPPAVVMIHSGVLLKMGAYGLIRFGVDLFPPLVHQMATCLAALGLVNILYGAALAFVQRDLKRVLAYSSVSHMGIILFGIAALNFTGLQGAVFQAVSHGFISALMFLIVAALYERTGTTMIDEMSGLAKAMPVLSGVLLAGGLALLGLPGMSGFVSEFLAFLGMFKPYPVIAGIGALGLILAAVYTLRAVMAATFGPFLDRWERLTDSKAVETVPMLVLLGLIIAIGVYPQMLGEPMQTTLQMIVTRIGG